A window of the Synechococcus sp. JA-3-3Ab genome harbors these coding sequences:
- the rplC gene encoding 50S ribosomal protein L3: protein MALGILGRKVGMTQIFSPEGLAIPVTVVQAGPCTVTQIKTQATDGYNAVQLGYWPTAEKHLTRAQRGHLSKAGVTELLRHLREFRVDQPEAYQLGQKITVEIFSPGQLLDVAGTSIGRGFAGYQKRHHFGRGPMSHGSKNHRRPGSVGAGTTPGRVFPGLRMAGRMGGCRVTIRKLQLVQVDPERNLLIIKGSVPGVEGGLLEITPAKQVGNKR from the coding sequence GTGGCGCTTGGCATCCTTGGAAGAAAAGTCGGCATGACCCAGATCTTCTCTCCGGAAGGGTTGGCCATTCCGGTTACGGTCGTGCAGGCGGGGCCTTGCACGGTAACCCAGATCAAGACCCAAGCCACAGACGGCTACAACGCCGTGCAGTTGGGCTACTGGCCCACCGCCGAAAAGCACCTCACGCGAGCCCAGCGGGGCCACCTGAGCAAAGCGGGGGTGACGGAGCTGCTGCGCCACCTGCGCGAGTTCCGGGTCGACCAGCCAGAAGCTTACCAGTTGGGGCAAAAGATCACCGTCGAGATCTTCTCTCCGGGCCAGTTGCTGGATGTAGCCGGCACTTCCATCGGGCGGGGGTTTGCCGGCTACCAGAAGCGGCACCACTTTGGTCGCGGCCCCATGTCTCACGGCTCCAAGAACCACCGCCGACCGGGTTCTGTTGGCGCCGGCACAACCCCTGGCCGCGTGTTTCCGGGGCTACGCATGGCGGGCCGGATGGGAGGCTGCCGCGTCACCATTCGCAAACTGCAGTTGGTGCAGGTGGATCCGGAGCGGAACTTGCTGATCATCAAGGGCTCTGTGCCCGGCGTGGAAGGGGGGCTGCTGGAGATTACCCCTGCCAAGCAGGTGGGCAACAAACGCTAG